One Xenopus tropicalis strain Nigerian chromosome 8, UCB_Xtro_10.0, whole genome shotgun sequence genomic window carries:
- the LOC101733918 gene encoding cyclin-O protein B has product MESVGKRKRRREEEEEQEEEIISPGCSPEFKRAKPQGDLRGTSTPTAEEPVPEGEPWNTLTNLADALQTFREYGEECYLYKKGLEGDYQLVNFLENQKEINAASWNHITTLMINVHRYLRLDFQTLCLGINFLERYVSCTPTDPDTLTRVGATCLYMAYKVAELRYPLPPKLFLPLFDYRMTPAEMRHLERTILRKLLFRLGVPTIDFFLEHFSLLRLTKEECSPAQLTRAAKSLTAARGIAALCLNQHQDFYMHQPSLMALCCLNVADKLFDYNNPVKVAPTDFPEHQIEECMEKICHLVSIGHYFLHPLLPGVYPAIFPAFNPPTTRPAATPTNQHLPEGRERTPEVASTSRDAAGSQHLEMAERSSHSQDMEGAGYVLHNTYWPTDPYGQVYMHPYMPTPPYWHPYMPPDSYWHPYMHTLPYLHPYGYIFPY; this is encoded by the coding sequence ATGGAGAGCGTTGGAAAGCggaaaagaagaagagaagaagaagaagagcaaGAAGAGGAGATCATTTCCCCTGGGTGCAGCCCTGAATTCAAAAGGGCCAAGCCCCAGGGTGATCTGCGTGGGACCAGCACCCCTACAGCTGAGGAACCGGTGCCAGAGGGGGAGCCATGGAACACCCTGACCAACCTGGCTGATGCCCTGCAGACCTTCAGGGAGTACGGAGAGGAGTGTTACCTCTATAAAAAAGGCCTGGAGGGAGATTATCAGCTGGTAAATTTCCTAGAAaatcaaaaggaaataaatgctgCATCCTGGAACCACATCACCACCCTAATGATTAATGTGCACAGGTACCTGAGATTGGACTTTCAGACCCTGTGCCTGGGTATCAACTTCCTGGAGCGGTATGTGTCCTGCACTCCTACTGACCCCGACACCCTAACAAGAGTGGGAGCCACTTGCCTCTATATGGCTTACAAAGTGGCTGAATTAaggtaccccctcccccccaagctcTTCCTACCTCTGTTTGACTACAGAATGACACCAGCTGAAATGCGTCACCTGGAGAGAACCATCCTAAGGAAGTTGCTGTTTCGCCTGGGGGTACCAACCATCGATTTCTTTTTGGAGCACTTCTCCCTGTTGAGACTGACCAAGGAGGAGTGTTCCCCTGCCCAGCTCACAAGAGCAGCCAAAAGCCTAACAGCTGCCCGAGGCATCGCAGCACTGTGCCTGAACCAACATCAAGACTTCTACATGCACCAACCATCTCTCATGGCACTGTGCTGCCTCAATGTGGCAGACAAATTGTTTGATTATAACAACCCTGTCAAAGTGGCCCCCACTGACTTCCCAGAACACCAAATTGAGGAGTGCATGGAAAAGATCTGCCATCTAGTCTCTATAGGCCACTATTTTTTACATCCGCTGCTGCCAGGAGTTTATCCAgcaatctttccagcttttaatccTCCCACCACGAGGCCTGCAGCAACACCTACCAATCAACATCTACCTGAAGGCAGAGAGAGAACACCAGAGGTGGCATCAACATCCAGGGACGCAGCAGGTTCCCAGCACTTAGAGATGGCAGAAAGATCCAGCCATTCTCAGGACATGGAAGGGGCCGGTTATGTGCTACACAACACATACTGGCCCACTGATCCATACGGGCAAGTATACATGCACCCCTACATGCCAACACCTCCATATtggcacccatacatgccccCAGATTCCTATTGGCACCCATACATGCATACACTGCCATACCTTCACCCATACGGATACATATTTCCTTACTGa